In Dromaius novaehollandiae isolate bDroNov1 chromosome 3, bDroNov1.hap1, whole genome shotgun sequence, the following are encoded in one genomic region:
- the NT5C1B gene encoding LOW QUALITY PROTEIN: cytosolic 5'-nucleotidase 1B (The sequence of the model RefSeq protein was modified relative to this genomic sequence to represent the inferred CDS: inserted 1 base in 1 codon), which translates to MSGSSPEATRPGGGAEEAQLPDAEQDSAAAKAFHDSLAPKRLRPPNALHAITVAVSSRALFDLVEERRIYEEQGLEKYLQYQQDNENVTLKPGPAFCFDKALEHVNARLCELYPDDEERFDIVLMTTNHAQVGVRLINSINHYGLTIECFCMTGGKSPVGYLTAYLTNLYLSADSEKVQEAIEAGIASATTFTANKDVSYSDTELRVAFDGDAVLFSDESEQTVKEQGLDRFFEHEQLNENKPLAQGPLKGFLEDLGKLQKKFYAKNERLNCPIRTFLVTARSAASSGARVLKTLRSWGLEIDETFFLAGAPKGPILMKIHPHIFFDDEMXLEGAHKLRTIAAHVPYGIAQKYHKST; encoded by the exons ATGAGCGGCTCCAGCCCGGAGGCCAccaggcccggcggcggcgcggaggaggCCCAGCTGCCGGACGCCGAGCAGGACTCGGCGGCCGCCAAGGCCTTCCACGACTCGCTGGCTCCCAAGAGACTGCGACCG CCCAACGCGCTGCACGCCATCACGGTGGCCGTGTCCTCCCGAGCGCTCTTCGACCTGGTGGAGGAGCGGCGGATCTACGAGGAGCAGGGCCTGGAGAAGTACCTGCAGTACCAGCAGGACAACGAGAACGTCACCCTCAAGCCCGGCCCGGCCTTCTGCTTCGACAAG GCACTGGAGCATGTCAATGCGCGGCTCTGTGAACTGTACCCTGATGATGAAGAACGATTTGATATTGTTCTGATGACTACTAACCATGCCCAAGTGGGAGTGAGGCTCATAAACAGCATCAATCACTATg GTTTAACAATCGAATGTTTCTGCATGACGGGAGGTAAAAGCCCTGTGGGTTATCTGACTGCATATCTTACCAACTTATATCTGTCTGCAGACTCTGAAAAAGTCCAAGAAGCTATAGAAGCAG GCATTGCATCAGCAACAACGTTCACTGCAAACAAAGATGTTTCTTACTCAGATACAGAGCTGAGAGTGGCATTCGATGGGGATGCAGTTCTCTTTTCTGATGAATCAGAACAGACTGTCAAAGAGCAAGGATTAGACAGATTTTTTGAACATGAACAGCTGAATGAGAATAAGCCTCTTGCACAG GGTCCTTTGAAAGGTTTTCTGGAAGACCTAGGGAAACTCCAGAAGAAATTTTATGCAAAAAATGAACGATTAAATTGTCCTATACGGACCTTCTTGGTCACAGCCAGAAGTGCAGCAAGTTCTGGAGCCAGAGTACTGAAGACTCTTCGTAGCTGGGGTCTGGAGATTGATGAGACATTTTTCCTAGCAGGAGCTCCTAAAGGACCAATCCTAATGAAAATCCATCCTCACATTTTCTTTGACGACGAGA TGCTCGAAGGAGCACACAAATTACGCACCATAGCTGCACATGTTCCCTATGGCATTGCTCAGAAATATCACAAATCCACGTAA